In a single window of the Gossypium hirsutum isolate 1008001.06 chromosome A13, Gossypium_hirsutum_v2.1, whole genome shotgun sequence genome:
- the LOC121212573 gene encoding thiol protease aleurain-like — MARLTLVSSIILMLCCFAAASTFEDSNPIRMVSDGLRGYESSVLRVIGHTRHAISFARFAYKHGRKYETVEEMKLRFQIFKENLDLIRSTNKKGLSYTLAVNQFADWSWDEFQKHRLGAAQNCSATTKGNHQLTDVVLPESKDWREAGIVSPVKEQGSCGSCWTFSTTGALEAAYHQAFGKGISLSEQQLVDCAGAFNNFGCHGGLPSQAFEYIKYNGGLDTEEAYPYTAKDGECKFSAENVGVQVIDSVNITLGAEDELKHAVALVQPVSVAFQVITGFRFYKTGVFTSDKCGTTSQDVNHAVLAVGYGVENGVPYWLIKNSWGAQWGDNGYFKMEMGKNMCGVATCASYPVVA; from the exons ATGGCTCGATTAACATTGGTCTCCTCCATCATCCTTATGCTATGCTGCTTTGCCGCAGCATCAACTTTCGAGGATTCCAACCCTATTCGGATGGTATCCGACGGTCTCCGTGGCTACGAGTCCTCTGTTCTTCGTGTCATTGGCCATACACGTCACGCTATCTCCTTCGCCCGTTTTGCTTACAA GCATGGAAGGAAGTACGAGACGGTGGAGGAAATGAAGCTTCGGTTTCAGATTTTCAAAGAGAATTTGGATTTGATCCGATCCACTAACAAGAAAGGCTTATCTTACACTCTTGCTGTTAATC AGTTTGCTGATTGGAGCTGGGACGAGTTCCAAAAACACAGGCTTGGAGCTGCTCAAAACTGCTCAGCCACCACAAAGGGCAATCACCAACTAACTGATGTCGTCCTCCCTGAATCG AAAGATTGGAGGGAAGCAGGCATTGTCAGCCCTGTCAAAGAACAAGGCTCCTGTGGGTCCTGCTGGACATTCAG TACCACTGGGGCACTAGAGGCAGCTTATCATCAGGCATTTGGGAAAGGGATCTCTCTATCAGAGCAGCAGCTAGTGGACTGTGCTGGAGCCTTTAATAACTTTGGTTGCCACGGAGGGTTGCCGTCTCAAGCCTTCGAATACATCAAATACAACGGTGGCCTCGACACTGAGGAAGCTTACCCTTACACTGCTAAAGATGGTGAATGCAAATTCTCAGCTGAAAATGTGGGTGTCCAAGTCATTGACTCTGTCAACATTACCTTG GGTGCTGAAGACGAATTGAAGCATGCAGTCGCGTTGGTCCAGCCAGTTAGTGTCGCGTTTCAAGTTATCACTGGTTTCCGGTTTTACAAGACGGGGGTTTTCACCAGTGACAAATGTGGTACCACTTCCCAG GATGTGAACCATGCCGTTCTTGCAGTTGGATATGGTGTTGAAAACGGTGTTCCGTATTGGCTCATCAAGAACTCATGGGGAGCTCAATGGGGAGACAATGGCTACTTCAAGATGGAGATGGGGAAAAACATGTGTG GTGTGGCAACATGCGCATCATACCCTGTTGTTGCTTGA
- the LOC107893359 gene encoding pentatricopeptide repeat-containing protein At2g06000 — translation MTLFSLTNRVSRVLSASKVFIRHRRIQFHGGSHPQGNKEPKAIQKQESWFVKVVCTLFVYSQPLDDACLSYLNNNLTPLIEFEVVKWLKNPTFGLKVLELSRLNLSINHSFWTYNLLIRSFCCMGLYGSARLVFDYMKIDGHLPDSTLLGFMISSFGRAGEFGMARKLLAEAQSDDVMVTIFAVNNLLNMMVKQNNLEEAVSLYKENLGSNFNPDTWTFNILIRGLCRVGKVDQAFEFFNDMRSFGCFPDIVTYNTIINGLCREYEVDRGHSLLNEIRLRDDCAPNVVTYTSVISGYCKLGKMEEASALFDEMMSSGTLPSVVTFNVLIDGFGKVGDMLSAKSLYEKMASFGCIPDVVTFTSLINGYCQIGDVNRSLQLWDAMKVKNVSPNVYTFAITINALCKENRLREAFRLLRELQCRNIVPKPFIFNPVIDGFCKAGNLDEANRIVAEMEKKKCDPDKVTFTILIIGHCMKGRMLKAISIFDKMLSVGCTPDDITVRSLISCLLKAGMPKEAYLISTITS, via the coding sequence ATGACCCTTTTTTCATTGACAAATCGTGTCTCAAGGGTTCTTTCAGCCTCTAAGGTCTTCATCCGTCATCGTCGCATCCAATTTCACGGTGGGTCTCATCCACAAGGCAATAAAGAGCCTAAGGCAATCCAAAAGCAAGAATCTTGGTTCGTTAAGGTTGTATGCACTCTCTTTGTTTACTCACAACCATTGGATGATGCCTGTTTGAGTTACTTGAACaacaatttaacacctttaattGAATTCGAAGTTGTTAAATGGTTAAAAAACCCAACATTTGGGTTGAAGGTTTTGGAGTTAAGTAGGTTAAATCTTAGTATAAATCATTCTTTTTGGACTTATAATTTGCTTATTAGGTCATTTTGTTGTATGGGTTTATATGGTTCTGCTAGATTAGTTTTTGATTATATGAAGATTGATGGGCATCTACCTGATAGTACTTTGTTAGGGTTTATGATTTCATCATTTGGGAGAGCTGGTGAGTTTGGCATGGCAAGGAAATTGCTTGCTGAGGCTCAATCTGATGATGTAATGGTCACCATTTTTGCAGTGAACAACTTGTTGAATATGATGGTTAAGCAAAATAATCTAGAAGAGGCAGTTAGTTTGTATAAGGAGAATTTAGGGTCAAACTTTAACCCCGATACTTGGACGTTCAATATTCTAATTCGAGGCCTTTGCAGAGTTGGGAAAGTGGATCAGGCTTTCGAGTTTTTTAATGATATGAGGAGTTTTGGTTGTTTTCCTGATATCGTTACGTATAACACCATTATTAATGGGTTGTGTAGGGAATATGAAGTAGATAGAGGTCATAGTTTATTGAATGAAATTCGATTGAGAGATGATTGTGCACCGAATGTTGTGACTTATACATCGGTTATATCTGGTTATTGTAAGTTGGGGAAGATGGAGGAGGCATCTGCTCTTTTTGATGAGATGATGAGCTCCGGAACTTTGCCTAGTGTTGTCACTTTTAATGTTTTGATTGATGGCTTTGGCAAAGTTGGTGATATGCTTTCCGCTAAATCGTTGTATGAGAAGATGGCTTCTTTTGGTTGCATTCCTGATGTTGTTACCTTCACTTCGTTGATTAATGGATACTGTCAAATTGGAGATGTGAACCGGAGCTTGCAGCTTTGGGATGCAATGAAAGTGAAGAATGTATCTCCGAATGTTTATACCTTTGCAATTACTATTAATGCGTTATGCAAGGAAAATAGATTACGTGAGGCTTTTCGACTTTTGAGGGAGTTGCAATGTAGGAATATTGTTCCAAAACCATTTATCTTCAACCCTGTGATTGATGGGTTCTGCAAGGCTGGAAATTTGGATGAGGCCAATCGAATAGTAGCAGAGATGGAGAAGAAAAAATGCGATCCTGATAAAGTGACATTTACTATTCTCATTATCGGGCATTGTATGAAAGGAAGAATGCTGAAAGCAATTAGCATTTTCGATAAAATGTTATCAGTCGGTTGTACTCCAGATGATATTACGGTACGTTCATTGATATCTTGCCTTTTGAAAGCCGGGATGCCTAAGGAAGCTTATCTCATTTCTACAATAACATCATGA
- the LOC107893360 gene encoding protein FIP1 has translation MMSNERHASSNPTSPQENDAMFLDILHEAPLFGHRKPRSIVGGVFYCFILAGCAILAAAAPWIFQPIGHLVLPLLCSCDVVLLIVTGIFQQYHVYQVQKIRLQGYYSFSQKLKHIVRLPFAITAYGTAGMILVMVWEPYIRILSTSTILRIIMLVEAVCSGFFMSVYIGYIYQYNSLDSQPDVLKSLYSPLQASSPLEDLRYHDGGRLSDQQMALLQYQRENLHFLSEEILRLQECFSKYEGSNDGSTPQVDLAHLLAARDQELRTVSAEMNQLQSELRLARSLIADTEAEVQCVRTTNSQYVEENERLRAILGEWSTRAAKLERALEVERMSNLELQKKISTFRNQTYASSTESSEQRGA, from the exons ATGATGTCTAATGAGAGGCACGCTTCTTCCAATCCTACATCTCCTCAAGAAAATGATGCTAT GTTCCTTGATATACTTCATGAAGCTCCATTATTTGGTCACCGGAAACCAAGGAGTATAGTTGGGGGTGTTTTTTATTGTTTCATACTG gcAGGTTGCGCAATCTTGGCTGCAGCAGCTCCTTGGATATTTCAGCCTATTGGGCATTTAGTCTTACCATTGCTTTGCAGTTGTGATGTTGTTCTTTTAATAGTCACAG GCATTTTTCAgcaataccatgtttatcaagTCCAGAAGATACGTTTACAA GGTTACTATAGTTTCAGTCAGAAGTTGAAGCATATTGTTCGTCTACCGTTCGCCATTACTGCTTATG GAACTGCTGGAATGATACTTGTCATGGTCTGGGAACCCTATATTCGTATCCTTTCTACCTCTACTATACTCAG GATTATTATGTTGGTTGAAGCAGTATGTTCTGGGTTCTTTATGAGTGTGTATATCG GTTACATATATCAGTACAATTCATTGGATTCTCAGCCTGATGTTTTGAAGTCATTATATTCTCCCCTTCAAGCATCAAGTCCTTTGGAAGATTTGAG GTATCATGACGGTGGTCGACTCTCTGATCAGCAAATGGCTTTACTGCAGTATCAGCGTGAAAACCTTCATTTTCTAAGTGAGGAG ATTCTTCGATTGCAAGAGTGCTTTAGCAAATACGAAGGATCTAATGATGGAAGCACACCTCAG GTCGATCTTGCCCATCTATTAGCAGCTCGTGATCAAGAATTACGAACAGTTTCAGCTGAG ATGAATCAGCTGCAGTCCGAACTAAGACTTGCTCGATCTTTAATAGCCGACACAGAAGCAGAGGTCCAATGCGTTCGAACAACTAACAGTCAG TATGTCGAAGAGAATGAAAGACTGAGAGCTATTCTAGGAGAATGGAGCACTCGAGCAGCAAAG CTCGAGCGAGCATTGGAAGTTGAGCGGATGTCGAACCTCGAATTACAAAAGAAGATTTCAACATTTAGAAACCAAACATATGCGTCTTCAACTGAATCAAGCGAGCAGCGTGGAGCCTAA
- the LOC107894806 gene encoding uncharacterized protein — protein MVPRGAYFVPDQQFNMFHNIDRELYTVLVMNLCRDPVESLHCIALWLWLERVGFKKVVTKLLSLPRVLVNELADEALACLGVIHNEKVSPLSTRRNDTPLMQRLIDSELALPFFAKHRLIAVRGLAKLVNEVCMRALKDIMQQAVERKAHQSLADLSLYHQQQQRQHPRQVQVQPPLAARVPTPAPPRVQFGSLPAAAQTNEVHPDDRTIFVTFSKGYLVHEWEVREFFTRLYGNCIESLHMQDVMPNEQPLFARIVCHSPAAIEYILNGNVKAKFTINGKHVWARKFVPKRPKPASPAPPPPPFNLPVSLGI, from the coding sequence ATGGTTCCTCGAGGTGCTTATTTCGTTCCCGACCAGCAATTCAACATGTTTCACAACATTGATCGTGAGTTGTACACTGTGCTTGTAATGAACCTATGCCGAGACCCGGTGGAATCGCTTCATTGTATCGCGTTATGGTTGTGGCTTGAGAGGGTTGGGTTTAAAAAGGTTGTGACAAAACTGTTGTCTTTGCCTCGTGTACTGGTGAACGAGCTTGCCGATGAGGCTTTGGCTTGTCTTGGCGTCATTCACAACGAGAAAGTCTCTCCGTTGTCCACTAGACGCAACGATACCCCTTTGATGCAGCGCCTGATCGACAGTGAGCTGGCTCTCCCGTTCTTTGCCAAGCACCGGCTCATCGCGGTGCGAGGCCTTGCTAAGCTCGTCAACGAGGTCTGCATGAGGGCGTTGAAGGACATCATGCAACAGGCCGTCGAACGAAAAGCGCATCAGAGCTTAGCTGATCTTAGCCTGTACCATCAACAGCAACAGCGGCAGCACCCACGACAAGTGCAAGTGCAACCACCACTAGCAGCACGAGTACCAACACCAGCACCACCTAGGGTTCAATTTGGCTCTTTGCCAGCGGCTGCTCAAACCAACGAAGTACATCCCGATGATCGGACCATATTCGTGACGTTCTCGAAAGGGTACCTGGTTCATGAATGGGAAGTTAGGGAATTCTTCACCAGGCTGTATGGGAATTGCATCGAGTCATTGCACATGCAAGATGTGATGCCTAATGAACAACCGTTGTTTGCTCGGATCGTGTGTCACTCACCGGCTGCCATTGAATATATCCTTAATGGTAATGTCAAAGCTAAGTTTACCATCAACGGAAAACATGTTTGGGCTCGGAAATTTGTGCCTAAACGCCCCAAACCAGCTTCACCCGCGCCGCCGCCACCACCATTCAATTTGCCAGTTTCGCTTGGGATATAA
- the LOC121212574 gene encoding uncharacterized protein: MSTISFPRTNFFTYACNGSSPRHKLHSISLTPTTKMNTKLIGLVRKEDHSVLPRTSLITHLKFNSLEPSDEDLFHEKKLVFGNYVARQAVRDEELWVAAYLRAETHWEDQPGDEKLIEHLKMDFIEREFNSLKMRCRGQFGQINKCVVAVCKPDLNVQRTVIKSVVGALDISIRHLLHGETFPGQHKKYRFPIINTKNLQKYAYISNLCTRKSARRQGIGSNMMRFVIEFAKLSGIKSVYVHVCRDNKPAFNLYRKLNFEVVEMANAALEEEQMYLLCYKA, encoded by the exons ATGTCGACCATTTCGTTTCCAAGAACTAATTTCTTTACTTACGCTTGCAATGGATCGAGTCCCCGCCACAAGCTTCATTCAATTTCGCTCACTCCAACTAC GAAAATGAATACGAAATTAATCGGCCTGGTGAGGAAGGAAGATCATTCGGTATTGCCTCGAACGTCGTTGATTACTCATCTAAAATTCAACAGTCTAGAACCGTCGGATGAGGATCTTTTTCACGAAAAGAAATTAGTATTCGGAAATTACGTGGCGAGACAGGCCGTCCGCGATGAAGAATTGTGG GTAGCGGCATATCTGAGAGCAGAAACTCACTGGGAAGATCAACCAGGCGATGAAAA ATTGATCGAACACCTCAAAATGGATTTCATTGAGCGG GAGTTCAATTCCTTGAAAATGCGATGCCGGGGGCAATTCGGGCAGATAAATAAATGTGTCGTCGCG GTTTGTAAGCCGGATCTGAATGTGCAACGCACGGTGATTAAAAGCGTAGTTGGAGCCCTTGATATCAGCATTAGGCATCTGTTACATGGAGAGACTTTTCCTGGG CAACATAAGAAGTATCGCTTCCCCATCATCAACACAAAAAACCTTCAGAAATATGCTTACATTTCGAACTTATGCACAAGGAAATCGGCCCGTCGACAAGGCATTGGCAGCAATATGATGCGTTTTGTTATTGAATTCGCCAAATTAAGTG GTATCAAATCCGTATATGTCCATGTGTGCAGGGACAACAAACCGGCATTCAACCTGTACCGAAAGCTTAATTTTGAG GTGGTTGAAATGGCAAACGCTGCGTTAGAAGAAGAGCAGATGTATTTACTCTGTTATAAGGCATGA